In the Lepus europaeus isolate LE1 chromosome 18, mLepTim1.pri, whole genome shotgun sequence genome, one interval contains:
- the LOC133777354 gene encoding small ribosomal subunit protein eS10-like, whose translation MLMPKKNRIAIYELLFKEGVMVAKKDMHMLKHPELADKNVPNLHVMKAMQSLKSRGYMKEQFAWRHFYWYLTNEGIQYLRDYLHLPPKIVPGTLRHSQPKTSRPRPKGLEGEQPARLTRGEADRDTYRRSTVPPGADKKAEAGAGSATEFQFRGGFGRGHGQPPQ comes from the coding sequence ATGTTGATGCCCAAGAAGAATCGCATTGCCATTTACGAACTCCTCTTCAAGGAGGGGGTGATGGTAGCCAAAAAGGACATGCACATGCTGAAGCACCCAGAGCTGGCGGACAAGAACGTGCCCAACCTCCATGTCATGAAGGCCATGCAGTCGCTCAAGTCTCGAGGCTACATGAAGGAGCAGTTCGCGTGGAGACACTTCTACTGGTACCTCACCAACGAGGGCATCCAGTATCTCCGGGACTACCTCCACCTGCCCCCCAAGATCGTGCCTGGCACCCTGCGCCACAGCCAACCCAAGACCAGCAGGCCTAGGCCTAAAGGTCTGGAGGGAGAGCAGCCTGCAAGACTCACAAGAGGGGAAGCTgacagagacacatacagacGAAGCACTGTGCCCCCTGGTGCTGACAAGAAAGccgaggctggggctggatcagcaaCTGAATTCCAGTTTAGAGGCGGATTTGGTCGTGGACATGGTCAGCCACCCCAGTGA